One stretch of Rosistilla oblonga DNA includes these proteins:
- a CDS encoding Na(+)/H(+) antiporter subunit B, with translation MIAFPIIRVVTKLLIPYILLFGFYVQFHGDFGPGGGFQAGVILAAALILYGLVFGLQAVQRVVPAWAVEKMMALGVLIYAGTGITTILLGGKFLDYEVLDHHLLPGILPHGQHLGIFVVELGVGITVTAVMTMIFYTFAGRKHVL, from the coding sequence ATGATTGCGTTTCCGATCATTCGAGTCGTCACCAAACTACTGATTCCCTACATCCTGTTGTTTGGTTTCTACGTTCAATTCCACGGCGACTTTGGCCCCGGCGGCGGCTTCCAAGCCGGCGTGATCTTGGCTGCAGCGTTGATCCTGTACGGCTTGGTCTTCGGACTGCAAGCGGTGCAGCGTGTCGTTCCAGCTTGGGCCGTTGAAAAGATGATGGCGTTGGGCGTCTTGATCTACGCGGGGACGGGGATCACCACCATCTTGTTGGGCGGAAAGTTCCTCGACTATGAAGTCCTCGATCACCATCTGTTGCCCGGCATCCTGCCGCATGGCCAACACTTGGGGATCTTTGTTGTGGAGCTTGGTGTAGGGATCACGGTGACCGCGGTGATGACGATGATCTTCTACACGTTTGCGGGAAGGAAACACGTTCTGTGA